A region from the Acanthopagrus latus isolate v.2019 chromosome 8, fAcaLat1.1, whole genome shotgun sequence genome encodes:
- the prr33 gene encoding mucin-5B isoform X2 yields MAVAYGAVNQPGLLSQQYPPPLLPKPGKDNVRLQKLLKRTAKKKASAQASQSAAPFRSSLSPVNEASPDLEHSDHSTPPKTPETPFSLSGIHQAPRFTVRPLYQHVASPYPQRASYGRAARFSPQTVAMPSYSYSQHVTTVSSYSATAHLTGVSPASGAQLAVPKIPQPAVSAPEATAAAAEVRKPAETHAGFRPAAAEATPQPKHSVGPTPYQLTGGQAVYRPLTVLTPLVKSKSPRPTFKATEPSRSPKPMFDVPQIRMYTASTSYYETSRTPPVYDSAGLTSIGSTVSSSKAPTEMKQDLIQPPLLGTEPLRRTPTFETKRGTTPTTEMSTMTTPTSEIKRATPTSEIKRATPTSEVKRATPTSEVKRATPTSEVRVKTPTIEFQSSRISAGRPRTPAYHKTRAATPVFEISRPNPLLFAVSPITVEPERSRSPKPASAPSGSSASQSVKTTAPAEMIPNGDIHSDVTTAAKPIQQSIAKSKSEPDLREKIQTTSAPTGHQRPKTPTYEASRLLSSSPGYKRPKTPTYGTSPSGVSPVAFQRPKTPTQVAQKSKSGYRGLTPAEYAAYGGIKTFAPAFGISSSQIQTEEEVKASKDESAECKTPSQEPTVRQSPAEVTKAKETPKDAPTQSIPTIIVSQASDTSGTKTPETSTVSSHVAVKQDKTVIQETPKAKPPAVVGKILGKPKVETPIQEVSKPKTTTPAAKQPLPKGDDQDPLKAVRKLLGKDKVQTVEQKIETEPKAAVSDQKAPVKPEAATKAKAEVSKPSAAAPADSTGSEDKTKDKKEESAVKSTPEKQEDESLPAAEPLLKAFQKPKGMKSKMSGWSRLKKHMVVEQEEPKFPEVSATEQDQKSTEKKGDEAAGEKVGEKVGEKVGEKADAQLENQSQDAPKATKMWDAVLFQMFSTKENIMHQIELSKSEEEKGTEKETQDELTDIPSFAYRLPVLLFSPKFDAKKLKEAASRPVTKISTVFEMGLIGRKGKDEEPKDFNRKARGFTAT; encoded by the exons ATGGCTGTCGCTTACGGTGCTGTTAACCAGCCGGGCCTGCTTTCCCAGCAGTACCCCCCTCCCCTGCTTCCCAAGCCCGGAAAGGACAATGTTAGACTCCAGAAGCTCCTCAAGAGAACCGCCAAGAAAAAGGCTTCCGCTCAAGCATCGCAGTCCGCCGCGCCCTTCCGCTCCAGCCTTTCCCCTGTGAACGAAGCAAGCCCTGACCTCGAGCACAGCGACCACTCGACGCCTCCCAAGACTCCAGAGACACCGTTCAGCCTCTCAGGCATCCATCAGGCTCCACGGTTCACCGTCAGGCCGCTGTATCAACATGTGGCCTCTCCTTACCCACAGCGTGCATCTTATGGCAGAGCAGCAAGGTTCTCACCTCAGACAGTGGCCATGCCGTCGTACTCTTACTCGCAGCATGTTACCACAGTTTCTTCATATTCTGCAACGGCCCACCTCACTGGAGTCTCACCAGCTTCAGGCGCCCAGCTGGCTGTACCCAAAATACCTCAGCCAGCTGTGTCTGCGCCTgaggcaacagcagcagctgctgaagtGAGAAAACCAGCTGAAACTCATGCCGGTTTcagacctgctgcagctgaagcgACCCCACAGCCAAAACACAGTGTAGGTCCGACTCCTTACCAACTAACAGGGGGCCAAGCTGTGTATCGTCCTCTCACTGTGTTGACCCCGCTAGTCAAATCCAAAAGTCCACGTCCAACATTCAAAGCAACCGAACCTTCAAGATCACCCAAACCGATGTTTGATGTTCCTCAAATTAGGATGTACACGGCGAGCACATCATACTACGAGACATCCAGGACCCCACCGGTGTACGACTCAGCTGGATTAACTTCTATTGGCAGTACAGTGTCTTCAAGTAAAGCACCgacagaaatgaaacaagatCTGATACAGCCTCCTTTGTTGGGCACAGAGCCGCTGAGAAGGACACCGACTTTTGAAACCAAAAGAGGCACAACACCAACCACAGAGATGAGTACAATGACAACCCCGacatctgaaatcaaaagagCAACCCCGacatctgaaatcaaaagagCAACCCCGACATCTGAAGTCAAAAGAGCAACCCCGACATCTGAAGTCAAAAGAGCAACCCCGACAT CTGAAGTCAGAGTCAAAACGCCAACAATTGAGTTCCAGTCTTCAAGAATTTCAGCAGGTCGGCCCAGAACCCCGGCGTACCATAAGACACGGGCGGCAACACCTGTATTTGAAATCTCAAGACCCAATCCTCTCTTGTTTGCAGTGTCGCCGATCACAGTGGAGCCAGAGAGGTCGAGATCACCCAAACCAGCGTCTGCTCCGAGCGGCTCATCTGCTTCCCAAAGCGTGAAGACGACTGCACCGGCAGAAATGATACCGAATGGGGACATTCATTCAGATGTGACGACTGCAGCCAAACCAATCCAGCAAAGTATTGCGAAGTCAAAGTCAGAGCCTGATCTGAGAGAAAAGATCCAGACTACATCAGCGCCGACTGGCCATCAGAGGCCCAAGACTCCAACTTATGAGGCCTCCCGACTTTTGTCCTCATCACCTGGATATAAAAGACCAAAGACTCCCACATATGGGACATCACCTTCTGGTGTTTCACCTGTAGCCTTCCAGAGACCGAAAACTCCAACACAGGTGGCTCAAAAATCAAAGTCTGGCTATCGTGGACTGACACCGGCTGAGTATGCAGCTTACGGAGGAATCAAAACGTTTGCTCCAGCGTTCGGTATCTCGAGTTCTCAGATTCAAACTGAAGAGGAGGTTAAAGCTTCAAAAGACGAGTCAGCAGAGTGTAAAACACCGAGCCAAGAACCAACTGTGAGACAATCACCAGCCGAGGTGACTAAAGCTAAAGAAACCCCCAAAGATGCCCCCACCCAGTCCATCCCTACTATTATTGTTTCACAAGCATCAGACACCtcaggaacaaaaacaccagaGACAAGCACAGTATCCAGTCATGTTGCagtgaaacaagacaaaactgTGATTCAGGAGACACCAAAGGCTAAACCTCCAGCAGTCGTGGGGAAAATTCTGGGGAAGCCAAAGGTGGAAACACCAATTCAAGAAGTGTCCAAACCAAAGACAACAACTCCTGCAGCCAAACAGCCTCTGCCCAAAGGTGACGACCAGGATCCGCTGAAGGCAGTAAGAAAACTCTTGGGCAAAGATAAAGTCCAGACTGTCGAGCAGAAGATAGAAACTGAACCAAAAGCAGCCGTTTCAGATCAAAAAGCGCCAGTGAAACCTGAAGCTGCAACCAAGGCTAAAGCTGAAGTCTCAAAGCCGAGCGCTGCAGCACCTGCCGactcaacaggaagtgaagacaAGACAAAGGACAAGAAAGAAGAATCGGCAGTTAAATCTACACCCGAGAAACAGGAGGATGAATCCCTACCCGCAGCCGAACCCCTCCTTAAAGCCTTTCAAAAGCCGAAGGGGATGAAATCTAAAATGAGCGGTTGGTCCCGACTCAAGAAGCACAtggtggtggagcaggaggagcccAAATTTCCAGAGGTATCGGCAACCGAGCAGGACCAgaagagcacagagaaaaagggagacGAGGCGGCCGGCGAGAAGGTCGGCGAGAAGGTCGGCGAGAAGGTCGGCGAGAAGGCCGACGCTCAGCTCGAGAACCAAAGCCAAGACGCTCCCAAGGCAACGAAGATGTGGGACGCCGTCCTCTTCCAAATGTTTTCCACCAAAGAGAACATCATGCACCAGATCGAGTTAAGCAAaagcgaggaggagaagggaacTGAGAAGGAGACGCAGGACGAGCTGACAGATATACCTTCATTTGCGTACCGGCTGCCTGTGCTGCTGTTTAGTCCAAAGTTTGACGCGAAAAAGCTTAAAGAGGCAGCTTCGAGGCCGGTGACGAAAATCTCAACAGTTTTTGAAATGGGTCTGATTGGGCGGAAAGGCAAAGACGAGGAACCAAAAGACTTTAACAGAAAGGCACGGGGGTTCACCGCTACTTAA
- the prr33 gene encoding mucin-5B isoform X1 translates to MAVAYGAVNQPGLLSQQYPPPLLPKPGKDNVRLQKLLKRTAKKKASAQASQSAAPFRSSLSPVNEASPDLEHSDHSTPPKTPETPFSLSGIHQAPRFTVRPLYQHVASPYPQRASYGRAARFSPQTVAMPSYSYSQHVTTVSSYSATAHLTGVSPASGAQLAVPKIPQPAVSAPEATAAAAEVRKPAETHAGFRPAAAEATPQPKHSVGPTPYQLTGGQAVYRPLTVLTPLVKSKSPRPTFKATEPSRSPKPMFDVPQIRMYTASTSYYETSRTPPVYDSAGLTSIGSTVSSSKAPTEMKQDLIQPPLLGTEPLRRTPTFETKRGTTPTTEMSTMTTPTSEIKRATPTSEIKRATPTSEVKRATPTSEVKRATPTSEVKRATPTSEVKRATPTSEVRVKTPTIEFQSSRISAGRPRTPAYHKTRAATPVFEISRPNPLLFAVSPITVEPERSRSPKPASAPSGSSASQSVKTTAPAEMIPNGDIHSDVTTAAKPIQQSIAKSKSEPDLREKIQTTSAPTGHQRPKTPTYEASRLLSSSPGYKRPKTPTYGTSPSGVSPVAFQRPKTPTQVAQKSKSGYRGLTPAEYAAYGGIKTFAPAFGISSSQIQTEEEVKASKDESAECKTPSQEPTVRQSPAEVTKAKETPKDAPTQSIPTIIVSQASDTSGTKTPETSTVSSHVAVKQDKTVIQETPKAKPPAVVGKILGKPKVETPIQEVSKPKTTTPAAKQPLPKGDDQDPLKAVRKLLGKDKVQTVEQKIETEPKAAVSDQKAPVKPEAATKAKAEVSKPSAAAPADSTGSEDKTKDKKEESAVKSTPEKQEDESLPAAEPLLKAFQKPKGMKSKMSGWSRLKKHMVVEQEEPKFPEVSATEQDQKSTEKKGDEAAGEKVGEKVGEKVGEKADAQLENQSQDAPKATKMWDAVLFQMFSTKENIMHQIELSKSEEEKGTEKETQDELTDIPSFAYRLPVLLFSPKFDAKKLKEAASRPVTKISTVFEMGLIGRKGKDEEPKDFNRKARGFTAT, encoded by the coding sequence ATGGCTGTCGCTTACGGTGCTGTTAACCAGCCGGGCCTGCTTTCCCAGCAGTACCCCCCTCCCCTGCTTCCCAAGCCCGGAAAGGACAATGTTAGACTCCAGAAGCTCCTCAAGAGAACCGCCAAGAAAAAGGCTTCCGCTCAAGCATCGCAGTCCGCCGCGCCCTTCCGCTCCAGCCTTTCCCCTGTGAACGAAGCAAGCCCTGACCTCGAGCACAGCGACCACTCGACGCCTCCCAAGACTCCAGAGACACCGTTCAGCCTCTCAGGCATCCATCAGGCTCCACGGTTCACCGTCAGGCCGCTGTATCAACATGTGGCCTCTCCTTACCCACAGCGTGCATCTTATGGCAGAGCAGCAAGGTTCTCACCTCAGACAGTGGCCATGCCGTCGTACTCTTACTCGCAGCATGTTACCACAGTTTCTTCATATTCTGCAACGGCCCACCTCACTGGAGTCTCACCAGCTTCAGGCGCCCAGCTGGCTGTACCCAAAATACCTCAGCCAGCTGTGTCTGCGCCTgaggcaacagcagcagctgctgaagtGAGAAAACCAGCTGAAACTCATGCCGGTTTcagacctgctgcagctgaagcgACCCCACAGCCAAAACACAGTGTAGGTCCGACTCCTTACCAACTAACAGGGGGCCAAGCTGTGTATCGTCCTCTCACTGTGTTGACCCCGCTAGTCAAATCCAAAAGTCCACGTCCAACATTCAAAGCAACCGAACCTTCAAGATCACCCAAACCGATGTTTGATGTTCCTCAAATTAGGATGTACACGGCGAGCACATCATACTACGAGACATCCAGGACCCCACCGGTGTACGACTCAGCTGGATTAACTTCTATTGGCAGTACAGTGTCTTCAAGTAAAGCACCgacagaaatgaaacaagatCTGATACAGCCTCCTTTGTTGGGCACAGAGCCGCTGAGAAGGACACCGACTTTTGAAACCAAAAGAGGCACAACACCAACCACAGAGATGAGTACAATGACAACCCCGacatctgaaatcaaaagagCAACCCCGacatctgaaatcaaaagagCAACCCCGACATCTGAAGTCAAAAGAGCAACCCCGACATCTGAAGTCAAAAGAGCAACCCCGACATCTGAAGTCAAAAGAGCAACCCCGACATCTGAAGTCAAAAGAGCAACCCCAACATCTGAAGTCAGAGTCAAAACGCCAACAATTGAGTTCCAGTCTTCAAGAATTTCAGCAGGTCGGCCCAGAACCCCGGCGTACCATAAGACACGGGCGGCAACACCTGTATTTGAAATCTCAAGACCCAATCCTCTCTTGTTTGCAGTGTCGCCGATCACAGTGGAGCCAGAGAGGTCGAGATCACCCAAACCAGCGTCTGCTCCGAGCGGCTCATCTGCTTCCCAAAGCGTGAAGACGACTGCACCGGCAGAAATGATACCGAATGGGGACATTCATTCAGATGTGACGACTGCAGCCAAACCAATCCAGCAAAGTATTGCGAAGTCAAAGTCAGAGCCTGATCTGAGAGAAAAGATCCAGACTACATCAGCGCCGACTGGCCATCAGAGGCCCAAGACTCCAACTTATGAGGCCTCCCGACTTTTGTCCTCATCACCTGGATATAAAAGACCAAAGACTCCCACATATGGGACATCACCTTCTGGTGTTTCACCTGTAGCCTTCCAGAGACCGAAAACTCCAACACAGGTGGCTCAAAAATCAAAGTCTGGCTATCGTGGACTGACACCGGCTGAGTATGCAGCTTACGGAGGAATCAAAACGTTTGCTCCAGCGTTCGGTATCTCGAGTTCTCAGATTCAAACTGAAGAGGAGGTTAAAGCTTCAAAAGACGAGTCAGCAGAGTGTAAAACACCGAGCCAAGAACCAACTGTGAGACAATCACCAGCCGAGGTGACTAAAGCTAAAGAAACCCCCAAAGATGCCCCCACCCAGTCCATCCCTACTATTATTGTTTCACAAGCATCAGACACCtcaggaacaaaaacaccagaGACAAGCACAGTATCCAGTCATGTTGCagtgaaacaagacaaaactgTGATTCAGGAGACACCAAAGGCTAAACCTCCAGCAGTCGTGGGGAAAATTCTGGGGAAGCCAAAGGTGGAAACACCAATTCAAGAAGTGTCCAAACCAAAGACAACAACTCCTGCAGCCAAACAGCCTCTGCCCAAAGGTGACGACCAGGATCCGCTGAAGGCAGTAAGAAAACTCTTGGGCAAAGATAAAGTCCAGACTGTCGAGCAGAAGATAGAAACTGAACCAAAAGCAGCCGTTTCAGATCAAAAAGCGCCAGTGAAACCTGAAGCTGCAACCAAGGCTAAAGCTGAAGTCTCAAAGCCGAGCGCTGCAGCACCTGCCGactcaacaggaagtgaagacaAGACAAAGGACAAGAAAGAAGAATCGGCAGTTAAATCTACACCCGAGAAACAGGAGGATGAATCCCTACCCGCAGCCGAACCCCTCCTTAAAGCCTTTCAAAAGCCGAAGGGGATGAAATCTAAAATGAGCGGTTGGTCCCGACTCAAGAAGCACAtggtggtggagcaggaggagcccAAATTTCCAGAGGTATCGGCAACCGAGCAGGACCAgaagagcacagagaaaaagggagacGAGGCGGCCGGCGAGAAGGTCGGCGAGAAGGTCGGCGAGAAGGTCGGCGAGAAGGCCGACGCTCAGCTCGAGAACCAAAGCCAAGACGCTCCCAAGGCAACGAAGATGTGGGACGCCGTCCTCTTCCAAATGTTTTCCACCAAAGAGAACATCATGCACCAGATCGAGTTAAGCAAaagcgaggaggagaagggaacTGAGAAGGAGACGCAGGACGAGCTGACAGATATACCTTCATTTGCGTACCGGCTGCCTGTGCTGCTGTTTAGTCCAAAGTTTGACGCGAAAAAGCTTAAAGAGGCAGCTTCGAGGCCGGTGACGAAAATCTCAACAGTTTTTGAAATGGGTCTGATTGGGCGGAAAGGCAAAGACGAGGAACCAAAAGACTTTAACAGAAAGGCACGGGGGTTCACCGCTACTTAA